A part of Pseudomonas lutea genomic DNA contains:
- a CDS encoding PA5502 family lipoprotein: MKPYASRYLLLAAFSILMSACQSKPVEQPAPVAAPDAYQQLEQNIASSELATAEDQLAALQSKSPDDPRLEQYQRQLAEAYLSRSQIVLQKGDMNAAATALSRARALMPKAPALTSGVNGAIANARKAELEKAEAELRAAEAKRKARVIDPSAESTTIDLKINDMKQLRRQLSDIAEDVTAFNCAVTVQVPRTDDYPWLATLLTKRVGKINPDFELQMQRVIERTEPAKIVLKPAQL, encoded by the coding sequence ATGAAGCCGTACGCATCCCGTTATCTGCTGCTTGCTGCATTTTCCATCCTGATGAGCGCTTGCCAGAGCAAGCCTGTGGAGCAGCCTGCACCTGTGGCTGCGCCCGACGCCTATCAGCAGCTGGAACAAAATATCGCAAGCAGCGAACTGGCGACTGCCGAAGATCAGTTGGCCGCGCTGCAAAGTAAATCCCCGGATGATCCTCGACTCGAGCAATACCAGCGTCAGCTGGCCGAGGCGTATCTGAGCCGCAGTCAGATCGTGCTGCAGAAAGGCGACATGAACGCCGCCGCCACTGCACTGAGCCGTGCTCGAGCATTGATGCCCAAAGCGCCCGCGCTGACCAGCGGCGTCAACGGCGCTATCGCCAATGCACGCAAGGCCGAGCTTGAAAAGGCAGAAGCCGAGCTGCGGGCAGCGGAGGCGAAACGCAAAGCCCGGGTGATCGACCCGAGCGCGGAGAGCACCACCATCGATCTGAAGATCAACGACATGAAGCAGTTGCGCCGGCAGCTCAGCGACATTGCCGAAGATGTCACTGCGTTCAACTGCGCCGTTACAGTGCAGGTACCTCGAACGGACGATTACCCGTGGTTGGCTACGTTATTGACCAAGCGCGTCGGGAAGATCAACCCGGATTTCGAGCTGCAAATGCAACGTGTAATCGAGCGCACCGAGCCGGCGAAGATTGTCTTGAAGCCCGCTCAGCTCTGA
- the katE gene encoding catalase HPII: MSNNTNPPVSPNAKSELAGTDTLDRGNTNAKVESLETFRSDATGEALRTNQGVKISDNQNTLKVGSRGPSLLEDFIMREKITHFDHERIPERIVHARGTAAHGYFQTYENHSALSKAEFLRDPGKKTPVFVRFSTVQGPRGSGDTVRDVRGFAVKFYTGEGNYDLVGNNMPVFFIQDAIKFPDFVHAVKPEPHNEIPTGGSAHDTFWDFVSLVPESAHMVLWTMSDRAIPKSLRSMQGFGIHTFRMINTEGKSSFVKFHWKPKYGTCSLVWDEAQKLAGKDTDFHRRDLWESIEMGDYPEWELGVQIVAEEDEHKFDFDLLDPTKIIPEELVPVTPLGKMVLNRNPDNYFAETEQVAFCPGHVVPGIDFSNDPLLQGRLFSYTDTQISRLGGPNFHEIPINRPVSPNHNNQRDAQHRTTIDKGRASYEPNSIDGGWPKETPAGPQDGGFETYPERVEAHKVRERSPSFGDHFSQATLFFNSMSEHEKEHIIAAYSFELGKVEREYIRARQVNEILANIDLTLAQRVAANLGLPAPSAPTVQAQSTGKLTVDKSPLLSQANLLPADIASRKVAILVANGVDDKAVATMKAALEAEGAHAKVLGPTSAPVKTASGAPLAVDASMEGLPSVAFDAVFIPGGDASIQALSGDGVALHYVLEAYKHLKAIAYAGDAQKLIDLLRLEADAGLLAVSDSASFKAFFTAIQQHRVWAREPKAKAIPA; this comes from the coding sequence ATGAGTAACAACACCAATCCCCCTGTCAGCCCGAATGCCAAAAGTGAGCTGGCCGGCACCGACACGCTGGACCGCGGCAATACCAACGCCAAGGTCGAAAGCCTTGAGACGTTTCGCTCTGATGCGACCGGCGAGGCTCTGCGCACCAATCAGGGCGTAAAGATCTCCGACAACCAGAACACCCTGAAAGTCGGATCGCGCGGCCCATCGCTGCTCGAAGACTTCATCATGCGCGAGAAAATCACGCATTTTGACCATGAGCGCATCCCTGAGCGCATTGTTCACGCACGCGGTACTGCGGCTCACGGTTACTTCCAGACCTACGAGAACCATTCTGCGCTGTCAAAAGCCGAATTCCTGCGCGATCCGGGCAAGAAAACCCCGGTGTTCGTCCGGTTTTCCACTGTTCAGGGCCCACGCGGCTCTGGCGATACAGTGCGTGACGTACGCGGTTTCGCGGTCAAGTTCTACACCGGCGAAGGTAACTACGACCTGGTCGGCAACAACATGCCAGTGTTTTTCATTCAGGACGCGATCAAGTTTCCTGATTTCGTACACGCCGTGAAGCCTGAGCCCCACAACGAAATTCCTACTGGTGGTTCGGCGCACGACACGTTCTGGGATTTCGTCTCGCTGGTACCTGAATCCGCGCACATGGTGCTGTGGACAATGTCTGACCGTGCAATTCCGAAAAGCCTGCGCTCCATGCAGGGCTTCGGCATCCACACCTTCCGCATGATCAACACCGAAGGTAAATCCTCGTTCGTCAAATTCCACTGGAAGCCCAAGTACGGCACTTGCTCTTTGGTGTGGGACGAAGCGCAGAAGCTTGCCGGTAAAGATACCGACTTCCATCGCCGCGATCTGTGGGAGTCCATCGAGATGGGCGACTACCCGGAATGGGAACTGGGCGTGCAGATCGTCGCCGAGGAAGACGAACATAAGTTCGACTTCGACCTTCTGGACCCTACCAAGATCATCCCGGAAGAGCTGGTCCCGGTAACGCCGCTGGGCAAAATGGTGCTCAATCGCAACCCGGACAACTACTTCGCCGAGACTGAGCAGGTCGCTTTCTGCCCAGGCCACGTCGTGCCGGGTATCGACTTCTCTAACGACCCATTGCTGCAAGGGCGTCTGTTTTCGTACACCGATACGCAGATCAGCCGACTGGGTGGGCCGAACTTCCACGAGATCCCGATCAACCGTCCGGTGTCGCCGAACCACAACAACCAGCGTGATGCGCAGCACCGCACCACCATCGATAAAGGTCGTGCTTCCTACGAGCCCAACTCGATTGACGGCGGCTGGCCGAAAGAAACCCCTGCCGGTCCGCAGGATGGTGGCTTTGAGACGTATCCGGAGCGCGTAGAGGCGCACAAAGTGCGTGAGCGCAGTCCTTCCTTTGGCGACCACTTCTCCCAAGCCACGCTGTTCTTCAACAGCATGAGCGAGCACGAGAAAGAGCACATCATCGCGGCCTATAGCTTCGAGTTGGGCAAGGTGGAGCGTGAGTACATTCGTGCCCGTCAGGTGAACGAGATTCTCGCGAATATCGACCTTACCCTGGCTCAACGCGTCGCTGCGAACCTTGGTCTGCCAGCGCCATCGGCACCGACCGTACAAGCGCAAAGCACGGGCAAACTGACTGTCGACAAGTCGCCACTCCTGAGTCAGGCGAATCTGCTGCCCGCCGACATTGCTTCGCGCAAAGTGGCCATCCTGGTTGCCAATGGTGTGGACGATAAAGCCGTAGCTACCATGAAGGCGGCTCTGGAAGCCGAAGGCGCACACGCCAAGGTCCTCGGCCCGACGTCCGCACCGGTCAAAACGGCGAGCGGCGCTCCGTTGGCGGTTGATGCTTCCATGGAAGGTTTGCCATCTGTCGCGTTTGACGCGGTGTTCATCCCGGGTGGCGATGCATCGATTCAGGCCCTGAGCGGCGACGGCGTAGCGCTGCACTATGTCCTTGAGGCCTACAAGCACCTCAAAGCCATTGCTTACGCAGGTGACGCACAGAAGCTGATTGACCTGCTGCGCCTGGAAGCTGATGCCGGCTTGCTGGCCGTTTCTGACAGCGCTTCGTTCAAAGCGTTTTTCACAGCCATCCAGCAACACCGGGTGTGGGCTCGTGAGCCAAAAGCGAAGGCCATTCCTGCGTAA
- a CDS encoding Fur family transcriptional regulator, which translates to MSKTPLASRPHDHSHCVHSALTEADSLCAGKGLRLTALRRRVLELVWQSHKPLGAYDILAVLSEEDGRRAAPPTVYRALDFLLENGLVHRIASLNAFAGCNHPTHAHQGQFLICRECHAAIELQHGAISSAIVDAANEVGFDVEAQTVEVVGVCAGCKAA; encoded by the coding sequence ATGTCTAAAACACCCCTGGCCAGTCGCCCCCATGATCACTCTCACTGCGTGCACAGTGCACTCACTGAAGCCGACTCGCTGTGCGCGGGCAAAGGCTTGCGCCTGACCGCCTTGCGCCGTCGCGTATTGGAGCTGGTCTGGCAAAGCCACAAGCCTTTGGGCGCCTACGACATCCTTGCCGTGCTCAGCGAAGAAGATGGCCGTCGCGCTGCGCCGCCTACGGTGTACCGCGCGCTGGACTTCCTTCTGGAAAACGGCTTGGTGCACCGCATTGCGTCATTGAACGCGTTCGCCGGCTGCAACCACCCGACCCATGCCCATCAGGGGCAATTTTTGATTTGCCGCGAATGCCATGCCGCTATCGAGCTGCAACACGGCGCCATCAGTTCGGCCATTGTGGACGCTGCCAACGAGGTCGGGTTTGACGTCGAGGCTCAGACTGTCGAAGTCGTCGGCGTTTGCGCCGGGTGCAAGGCCGCCTGA
- a CDS encoding SCO family protein produces MTRTQKTVFILVAIVALALGFIVYRTLSGTDQGDQTAFVDAGIILLPQSRAVPDLSFTDQDSQPLSLSQLKGKWTLLFFGYTFCPDICPITLAQLRQIKSELPADAVANLRIVLISVDPDRDTSQQLKQYLGYFDKQFVGLRAPVDTLQKLANAVSIPYFPADTSKPNYTVDHSGNLALLGPDGTQRGFIRAPLNSQKLVAQLPGLVERK; encoded by the coding sequence ATGACTCGAACCCAAAAAACCGTTTTCATCCTGGTCGCCATTGTGGCGCTGGCGCTTGGCTTCATCGTCTACCGCACGCTGTCCGGAACGGATCAGGGCGACCAGACCGCGTTCGTTGATGCAGGGATAATCCTGCTTCCGCAAAGCCGCGCTGTGCCGGATCTGTCATTCACCGATCAGGACAGTCAGCCCCTTTCATTGAGCCAATTGAAGGGCAAATGGACTTTGCTGTTCTTCGGCTACACCTTTTGCCCGGACATTTGCCCAATCACCCTGGCGCAGTTGCGTCAGATCAAAAGCGAACTGCCCGCTGACGCCGTCGCGAATCTGCGCATTGTGCTGATCAGCGTCGATCCTGATCGCGACACCTCGCAACAGCTCAAGCAATACCTGGGTTATTTCGACAAGCAGTTCGTTGGTCTGAGGGCGCCAGTCGATACGCTGCAGAAGCTGGCGAATGCCGTGAGCATCCCTTACTTCCCCGCGGACACCAGCAAGCCCAACTACACCGTCGACCACAGCGGCAACCTCGCCCTGCTCGGCCCGGACGGAACTCAGCGCGGTTTTATCCGCGCGCCGCTGAACAGCCAGAAACTGGTGGCGCAGTTGCCGGGGCTGGTTGAAAGGAAGTAG
- a CDS encoding MetQ/NlpA family ABC transporter substrate-binding protein produces MKKLLAVFAAVAALSAHADESLTVAATAVPHAEILEFVKPMLAKEGVTLNVKVFNDYIQPNVQVDQKRMDANFFQHQPYLDEFNKGKGTHLVSVAKVHIEPFGAYSDKLKSLAELPDGANVAIPNDATNEGRALLLLVKAGLITLKDPTSITAKPSDVQQNPKNLKFRELEAATLPRVLTQVDLALINTNYALTAKLDPTKDALIIEGAESPYANILVTREDNQDAPAIQKLVAALHSPETKAFIVEKYKGAVVPAF; encoded by the coding sequence ATGAAGAAGTTACTGGCTGTATTCGCTGCTGTAGCGGCCCTCTCTGCCCACGCTGATGAGAGCCTGACCGTTGCGGCCACTGCCGTGCCTCACGCCGAGATCCTCGAGTTCGTGAAGCCGATGCTGGCCAAAGAAGGTGTGACACTGAACGTGAAGGTCTTCAATGACTACATTCAGCCGAACGTGCAGGTTGATCAGAAGCGCATGGACGCAAACTTCTTCCAGCATCAGCCGTATCTGGATGAGTTCAACAAGGGCAAGGGGACGCACCTGGTCAGCGTCGCCAAGGTTCACATCGAGCCGTTTGGCGCGTACTCGGACAAATTGAAAAGTCTGGCCGAGCTGCCGGATGGCGCTAACGTCGCCATCCCGAATGACGCCACCAATGAGGGCCGGGCGCTGTTGCTGCTGGTCAAGGCCGGTTTGATTACTCTTAAAGATCCAACCAGCATCACCGCCAAGCCAAGCGACGTGCAGCAGAACCCGAAAAACCTGAAATTCCGCGAGCTGGAAGCGGCGACCCTGCCGCGCGTACTCACGCAAGTGGACCTGGCGCTGATCAACACCAACTACGCTCTGACCGCCAAGCTTGATCCGACCAAAGATGCGCTGATCATCGAAGGGGCGGAATCTCCATACGCCAACATCCTGGTGACCCGCGAAGACAACCAGGATGCACCGGCTATCCAGAAACTGGTCGCCGCGCTGCACAGCCCGGAAACCAAAGCGTTCATCGTTGAGAAGTACAAAGGCGCCGTAGTTCCGGCGTTCTGA
- the znuC gene encoding zinc ABC transporter ATP-binding protein ZnuC, with translation MSDALIRLKDVSVSRAGQSVLENIQLSVSSGEIVTLIGPNGAGKTTLVRAVLSLLKPDSGEIWRKPKLRIGYMPQKLHIDATLPLSVLRFLRLVPGVDRDTARAALIEVGAERVIDSPLQGISGGEMQRVLLARALLRKPELLVLDEPVQGVDVAGQAELYALITQLRNRHRCGVLMVSHDLHLVMSTTDQVVCLNRHVCCSGHPEQVSNDPAFVELFGHHAPSLAIYHHHHDHAHDLHGEVCQPATTHDHVHNHNHDHGDSCKHG, from the coding sequence ATGAGCGACGCGTTGATCCGCCTGAAAGACGTCAGCGTGAGTCGCGCCGGTCAGAGCGTGCTTGAAAATATCCAGCTGAGTGTCAGTTCCGGCGAAATAGTCACGCTGATCGGTCCTAACGGCGCAGGCAAAACCACGCTGGTGCGTGCAGTTCTCAGTCTGCTCAAACCCGACTCGGGCGAGATCTGGCGCAAGCCTAAATTGCGCATCGGCTACATGCCGCAGAAGCTGCACATCGACGCCACTCTGCCGTTGTCAGTCCTGCGCTTCCTGCGACTGGTGCCCGGCGTCGATCGGGACACCGCACGGGCGGCGCTGATCGAGGTGGGCGCAGAACGGGTCATCGACAGTCCGCTGCAAGGCATTTCGGGCGGCGAGATGCAGCGCGTCTTGCTGGCGCGAGCGCTGCTGCGAAAGCCGGAACTGTTGGTGCTCGATGAGCCCGTACAGGGTGTGGATGTCGCCGGGCAGGCCGAGTTGTATGCCCTGATCACTCAGTTGCGTAACCGTCATCGGTGTGGCGTGCTGATGGTGTCCCATGATTTGCATCTGGTCATGAGCACTACCGATCAGGTGGTCTGCCTCAATCGCCACGTTTGCTGCTCCGGGCATCCCGAGCAGGTCAGTAACGATCCGGCATTCGTTGAGCTGTTCGGCCACCATGCGCCCAGCCTGGCGATTTATCACCATCATCACGATCACGCGCACGACCTGCATGGCGAAGTCTGCCAACCCGCTACGACTCACGATCACGTTCATAACCATAATCACGATCACGGGGACAGCTGCAAGCATGGCTGA
- the znuB gene encoding zinc ABC transporter permease subunit ZnuB, with protein sequence MADFLLYALLAGLALAVVAGPLGSFVVWRRMAYFGDTLSHAALLGVALGFLLDVSPTIAVTAGCLLLAVLLVTLQQRQPLASDTLLGILAPSTLSLGLVVLSFMRDVRIDLMGYLFGDLLAISPNDLAWILAGSALVLILICALWRPLLAITVHEELATVEGLPVAALRMTLMLLIAVVIAVAMKIVGVLLITSLLIIPAAAAQRHARSPEQMALGASLIGVVAVCAGLALSWFKDTPAGPSIVVSAATLFLLSFLLPKR encoded by the coding sequence ATGGCTGATTTTCTTCTTTACGCCTTGCTCGCAGGCCTCGCGCTGGCCGTAGTAGCCGGCCCTCTGGGGTCGTTCGTGGTGTGGCGACGCATGGCTTATTTCGGCGACACGCTGTCCCATGCCGCTTTGCTCGGCGTGGCACTGGGCTTTTTGCTGGACGTCAGCCCGACAATCGCCGTGACTGCGGGTTGCCTGCTGCTGGCGGTCTTGCTGGTCACCCTGCAGCAGCGTCAGCCGCTTGCTTCGGACACGCTGCTGGGCATTTTGGCGCCCAGCACCTTGTCATTGGGGCTGGTGGTCCTGAGCTTCATGCGTGATGTGCGGATTGACTTGATGGGTTATCTGTTCGGCGACCTGCTGGCCATCAGTCCAAATGATCTGGCGTGGATTCTGGCAGGCAGCGCCTTGGTCCTGATTCTGATCTGTGCGCTTTGGCGCCCCTTGCTGGCAATCACCGTGCATGAGGAGTTGGCGACAGTCGAAGGGCTCCCGGTAGCCGCTCTGCGCATGACATTGATGCTGCTGATCGCCGTGGTCATCGCAGTGGCCATGAAAATCGTCGGCGTGCTGTTGATCACCTCGCTGCTGATCATTCCCGCTGCTGCGGCACAACGTCACGCCCGCTCTCCCGAGCAGATGGCGCTGGGGGCGAGCCTCATCGGGGTGGTCGCAGTGTGCGCCGGACTGGCATTGTCCTGGTTCAAGGACACACCGGCGGGCCCGTCTATCGTGGTTTCGGCAGCTACGCTGTTTCTGCTTAGCTTCCTTTTGCCCAAGCGGTAG
- a CDS encoding methionine ABC transporter permease, with translation MDTLSTLFSNVDWYEIWLATGDTLTMLGVSLAFTILLGLPLGVLMFLTSPRQLLENKPVYATVGLIVNMLRALPFIILLIVMMPLTEIITGTSLGILGTLPPLIAGATPFFARLVETALREVDRGIIEAIQAMGATTRQIVIKALLPEARPGILAAITVTAIALVSFTAMAGAVGAGGLGDLAIRYGYQRFQNDVMFVTVVLLLVLVQILQTVGDRLVAHFSHR, from the coding sequence ATGGATACCCTAAGCACCCTGTTTTCAAACGTCGACTGGTATGAAATCTGGCTCGCAACAGGCGACACCCTGACCATGCTTGGCGTCTCGCTGGCATTCACGATCCTCTTGGGTTTGCCGCTTGGCGTACTGATGTTTCTCACCTCGCCGCGACAGTTGCTTGAGAACAAGCCGGTCTACGCGACCGTAGGCTTGATCGTGAACATGCTGCGGGCGCTGCCGTTTATCATCCTGCTGATTGTCATGATGCCGCTCACGGAAATCATCACCGGCACTTCACTGGGTATCCTTGGTACCTTGCCGCCGCTGATCGCGGGCGCTACACCGTTCTTCGCACGGCTCGTGGAAACAGCACTGCGTGAGGTAGATAGAGGCATCATCGAGGCCATTCAGGCCATGGGCGCCACCACCCGACAAATTGTGATCAAAGCGCTGTTGCCCGAAGCACGTCCCGGCATCCTCGCCGCCATCACTGTTACGGCGATTGCGCTGGTGTCGTTTACCGCCATGGCAGGCGCGGTCGGTGCAGGAGGCCTTGGCGATCTGGCGATTCGCTACGGTTATCAGCGTTTCCAGAACGATGTGATGTTTGTGACGGTCGTACTGCTGCTGGTCCTGGTGCAGATCCTGCAAACCGTCGGCGACAGACTGGTCGCGCATTTCTCACACCGTTAA
- a CDS encoding methionine ABC transporter ATP-binding protein, which translates to MIEFQNVHKTYRVANREIPALHPTSLRIENGQVFGLIGHSGAGKSTLLRLINRLEAPSGGKILVDDVDVTALEADGLRGFRRQVGMIFQHFNLLSSKTVADNVAMPLTLAGDMSRAQIDQRVAELLARVGLSDHARKYPAQLSGGQKQRVGIARALATKPKILLCDEATSALDPQTTASVLQLLAEINRELKLTIVLITHEMDVIRRVCDQVAVMDAGVIVEQGAVADVFLHPSHPTTRRFVQEDEQVDENEQNSDFAHVQGRIVRLTFQGEATYAPLLGTVARETGVDYSILAGRIDRIKDTPYGQLTLAITGGDMDAAFARFTAADVHMEILR; encoded by the coding sequence GTGATCGAGTTCCAAAACGTTCATAAGACCTATCGGGTCGCCAACCGGGAAATTCCCGCGTTACACCCCACCAGCTTGCGCATCGAAAACGGCCAGGTGTTCGGTCTGATTGGCCATTCCGGCGCGGGCAAAAGCACCCTGTTGCGCCTGATCAACCGCCTTGAAGCGCCCAGCGGCGGCAAGATTCTGGTGGATGATGTGGACGTCACCGCCCTGGAGGCCGACGGTCTTCGTGGCTTTCGCCGTCAGGTCGGGATGATCTTCCAGCATTTCAATCTACTGTCCTCCAAGACCGTGGCCGACAACGTGGCCATGCCGCTGACCCTGGCCGGGGACATGTCTCGGGCACAGATTGATCAGCGTGTGGCCGAGTTGCTCGCGCGCGTGGGCCTTTCGGACCACGCCAGAAAATACCCCGCGCAACTGTCCGGCGGACAAAAGCAACGCGTCGGCATCGCACGCGCGCTGGCGACCAAGCCGAAAATTCTGCTCTGTGACGAGGCCACCAGTGCTCTCGACCCGCAGACCACTGCGTCGGTGCTGCAACTGCTGGCCGAAATCAACCGCGAATTGAAGCTGACCATCGTCTTGATCACCCACGAAATGGATGTGATTCGTCGCGTCTGTGACCAAGTGGCGGTGATGGACGCTGGCGTGATCGTCGAGCAGGGCGCTGTGGCCGATGTGTTTCTGCACCCCAGCCATCCGACCACACGCCGCTTCGTTCAGGAAGACGAGCAGGTCGACGAGAACGAGCAGAACAGCGATTTTGCCCACGTCCAGGGCCGCATCGTGCGCCTCACCTTTCAGGGTGAAGCCACTTACGCGCCGTTGCTTGGTACCGTCGCACGCGAGACCGGCGTGGACTACAGCATCCTGGCGGGTCGAATCGACCGCATCAAAGACACGCCTTACGGGCAACTGACGCTCGCCATTACCGGCGGTGACATGGACGCTGCGTTTGCACGTTTCACCGCAGCTGACGTTCACATGGAGATCCTGCGCTGA
- a CDS encoding SulP family inorganic anion transporter → MATTDLKALLPRELLASVVVFLVALPLCMGIAIASGMPPSKGLITGIIGGLVVGWLAGSPLQVSGPAAGLAVLVFELVREHGMAMLGPILLLAGALQLLAGRLKLGCWFRVTAPAVVYGMLAGIGVLIVLSQVHVMFDSGPKPSGLDNLVAFPQTLLGAIGAGSGMQAGLLGLGTIAIMWLWEKRRPHALRFVPGALLGVGIATVVSLVMSLQVKRVEVPANLAEAIDWLRPADLMNLTDPAILIAAIAVAFIASAETLLSAAAVDRMHDGQRSDFDKELSAQGVGNMLCGLVGALPMTGVIVRSSANVQAGAKTRLSAMFHGLWLLAFVLLLSSVLQSIPVASLAGVLVYTGVKLVNIQALKGLGRYGRMPMFIYGATASAIVLTDLLTGVLIGFGLTLVKLALNASRLKINLVDLPEDGEMELRLNGSATFLKVPALTQTLETVPPGTTLHVPLGNLTYIDHSCLELLEEWGRANAAQGSRLLLEQRLLKRRVEGRIRTSIGGAALH, encoded by the coding sequence ATGGCTACTACTGATCTGAAAGCGTTGTTACCACGGGAGCTGCTGGCTTCCGTGGTGGTTTTTCTCGTGGCCCTGCCGCTGTGCATGGGCATCGCCATCGCTTCCGGCATGCCACCGTCCAAGGGATTGATCACCGGTATTATTGGCGGTCTGGTGGTGGGTTGGTTGGCGGGTTCGCCGTTGCAGGTCAGTGGCCCGGCAGCAGGTCTGGCAGTGCTGGTGTTCGAATTGGTGCGTGAGCACGGGATGGCGATGTTGGGGCCTATTTTGCTGCTTGCCGGTGCATTGCAGTTACTGGCGGGGCGCTTGAAGCTCGGTTGCTGGTTTCGTGTCACGGCGCCGGCGGTGGTCTACGGCATGCTGGCGGGCATCGGCGTGCTGATTGTGCTTTCCCAAGTCCATGTCATGTTCGACAGTGGCCCCAAGCCCTCGGGGCTGGACAACCTGGTGGCGTTCCCGCAGACCCTGCTCGGTGCTATCGGCGCGGGCAGCGGCATGCAGGCGGGCTTGTTGGGATTGGGTACCATCGCGATCATGTGGCTGTGGGAAAAGCGCCGTCCCCACGCGCTGCGGTTTGTGCCGGGCGCGTTGCTTGGCGTCGGCATCGCAACGGTGGTGAGTCTGGTGATGAGCTTGCAAGTCAAGCGCGTCGAAGTTCCGGCCAACCTCGCCGAAGCCATTGACTGGCTGCGCCCGGCTGATCTGATGAACCTGACGGATCCGGCGATTCTGATCGCTGCGATTGCCGTGGCCTTTATCGCCAGCGCCGAGACGCTTCTGTCGGCAGCAGCGGTAGATCGCATGCACGATGGCCAACGTTCGGACTTCGACAAGGAGCTCAGCGCGCAAGGCGTGGGCAACATGCTGTGCGGTCTTGTAGGTGCATTGCCAATGACTGGGGTTATCGTGCGCAGCTCGGCCAATGTCCAGGCGGGTGCGAAGACTCGTCTGTCTGCGATGTTCCATGGTCTGTGGCTGCTGGCGTTCGTGCTGTTGCTGTCCAGCGTGCTGCAGAGTATTCCAGTGGCGAGCCTGGCCGGCGTGCTTGTTTATACCGGCGTGAAGCTGGTCAACATTCAAGCGCTCAAGGGGCTGGGACGCTACGGCCGGATGCCGATGTTCATCTATGGCGCGACGGCCAGCGCGATTGTCCTGACAGACCTGCTGACCGGCGTACTGATCGGCTTCGGCCTCACCTTGGTCAAGCTGGCACTGAATGCATCGCGCTTGAAAATCAATCTCGTGGACCTGCCGGAAGACGGTGAGATGGAGCTGCGCCTGAACGGGTCGGCAACCTTCCTCAAGGTCCCGGCGCTCACGCAGACGCTGGAAACCGTACCACCTGGCACCACATTGCACGTGCCGCTGGGCAATCTGACCTACATTGACCATTCCTGCCTGGAGTTGCTGGAAGAATGGGGGCGGGCCAATGCGGCACAGGGTTCGCGTTTGCTGTTGGAGCAGCGATTGCTCAAGCGTCGCGTAGAAGGACGGATCCGCACTTCCATTGGAGGCGCCGCGTTGCATTGA
- the znuA gene encoding zinc ABC transporter substrate-binding protein ZnuA — translation MSRLFLLFVVFITGFASIAPAQADVRVLTSIKPLQLIAAAVQDGIAVPEVLLPPGASPHNYALRPSDVRRVQDADLLYWIGPNMETFLPRVLTGRSKPSVPVESLTGMHLRHFTASDDHHHDDEGDEHDHDHKPGSVDAHLWLSSANARVIAAKMAADLSEADPVNAARYESNVKAFDARLDTVDAQIKQRVAGISGKQYFVFHEAFDYFEEAYGLKHAGVFAVSSEVQPGAQHVAAMRARLTEFGKTCVFSEPPLRPRLADTLSAGLPVKLAELDGLGGYTPATAQGYEQLLSKLADDLAGCLESL, via the coding sequence GTGTCCCGACTTTTTTTACTTTTTGTCGTATTTATTACCGGTTTCGCCTCCATCGCCCCCGCCCAGGCTGATGTCCGCGTGCTGACCAGTATCAAACCGCTGCAGCTGATCGCTGCTGCAGTGCAGGATGGCATTGCAGTCCCTGAAGTCCTGCTTCCGCCGGGCGCCTCCCCGCATAATTACGCGCTGCGCCCTTCCGACGTACGGCGGGTACAAGACGCTGATTTGCTCTACTGGATTGGCCCGAATATGGAGACCTTCCTGCCTCGCGTCCTGACCGGGCGCAGCAAGCCTTCCGTTCCGGTCGAGTCGCTGACGGGCATGCATCTGCGGCATTTCACGGCCAGCGATGATCATCACCATGATGACGAAGGTGACGAGCATGACCACGACCACAAGCCGGGTAGCGTCGATGCGCACTTGTGGTTGTCTTCCGCCAATGCGCGAGTGATCGCTGCGAAGATGGCGGCTGACTTGAGCGAAGCGGACCCCGTCAATGCGGCCCGTTACGAGAGCAATGTAAAAGCGTTTGATGCACGCCTTGATACAGTGGATGCCCAGATCAAACAGCGGGTTGCAGGTATCTCGGGCAAGCAATATTTCGTGTTCCATGAAGCATTCGATTATTTCGAAGAGGCTTATGGGCTCAAACATGCAGGTGTGTTTGCAGTGAGCAGCGAGGTTCAACCGGGCGCTCAGCACGTTGCTGCCATGCGTGCGCGTCTGACGGAGTTTGGTAAAACCTGCGTGTTCAGCGAGCCGCCCCTGCGTCCTCGTCTTGCCGACACATTGAGTGCCGGCCTGCCGGTGAAACTGGCCGAGCTGGACGGTTTAGGCGGCTACACCCCCGCCACTGCGCAGGGTTACGAGCAGTTGCTGAGCAAGTTGGCGGATGACCTGGCGGGGTGCCTGGAGAGTCTTTGA